The nucleotide sequence AATTGAGATTGAAACACTTAAGGTGCGAGAAGCCTACAGGAAGGAATTTCTGGGTAACATCTCACACGAATTAAAAACTCCGCTTTTTACGGTTCAAGGATATATTGATACGCTTATTGAAGGAGCGCATAAGGATAAGGCTATACGCAAGAAATATCTGGCGCGTGCTCAAAAAGGTGTGGAACGCCTTACCTATATCGTCAACGATATGGACATGATTACAAAACTGGAGATAGGTGACATGAACCTTGAAAAAACCGATTTTGATATTGTAGAATTGGTAAGGCAGACTTTTGATCAGTTTGAGATGAAAGCCGCAAAGAAGAGCATCTCTCTAGTATTTGACATGGTCTATTCAAAACCTATTATGGTGCATGCAGATCAGGAACGCATCCAGCAAGTCATTTCTAATCTCTTGGTGAACTCTATAAAGTATGGTAAGCCTAATGGAACCACAGAGGTCGCTATTGAAGATCTCATCAACAATAAGATTATCCTAAGAGTTACCGATAACGGCGAGGGAATCGACAAGACCTACATACCACGACTTTTTGAGCGTTTCTTTAGAGTGGACCGCACAGGTTCAAGGCGTGAAGGTGGTTCTGGATTAGGGCTTGCGATCGTGAAGCATATCGTAGAGGCACACCAGGAAAGGATCTATGTGGATAGCGAGTTGGGAATAGGGTCTGAGTTTTCATTCACTTTAGAAAAAGTCAACTCGATCAAAAAGGCTAAAGAGGCTGCATCATCTTGAAGTTTAGCTAAGCCTTCATAGTCATTTACTTGCTCTAGCATTTCTATTTCAAACTCATCTTGTGTGGCAAAAGGAGCAACTCTTTGTAACTTAAGGTGCCTTGCCAGATACTCTTGCTCAAATTGTCCTGGCGTTGGTATTAAAAATGCTTTTTTCTCTAATTCGCACAAATCCATAATGCTTGTGTAACCGCTGCGGCATAGAACAACTTTGGACCTTTCGATAGCTTTTTGAAGGCCGCTGGTAGATAAATAATTGTAATAGGTAACTTTCCCTTTTATTTCTACGCGCTGCTCTGGCTCAATAACACCAGCGACAAACAGGACTTTGCCCTGATAATCTTTTATTTGGCGCAACAGTTTTTTTTCTAGAATACTGCGCTGAGGTTCTGGACCCGACAAAAGGATGAGCAGATCATAAGTGACCTTGGCATCGTTCGATTTTTTGAATCGGCTTATGGGGCCTAAGTAGACTTTGTGTAATGTAGGGTCTGTATTTAGAGAAAGCTTGCCAGTCAGGTTAGGTGCGGTTTGATGGTCTGGAATCCAGCAGGCATCAAATTTTTTAATGTAGTGCAAATGCAATTGAGTGCTTAACCAAGTGGTGCCACCTGACAATACTTGCAGCTGGTGCGACATGACTACACAAGGGATGGTTCTTGTGTAAAGTCCCAATCTATTGTCACTAATGACACCGTGTAGATCGTGTTCTAAAATAAGGTGTTGCAGTAATTGATGCTCCAACCGTATGGCATTCCAAATTTTAGGCGAGTCTTTAAGCAGTTTGAGCTTGAGGTTTTCGCCTTTTTCTGCATAAGCGACATCATAGGCAGGAAGTTCAACGGCAACCAGATTGGGAAACTCCTTCTTAAGCAGTTCCAGCGCATCACCATCACTGGCAATGATAGGGCGATCACCATTGTCCAGCAAGGCTTCTATGATGGGAATACAGCGAGTTGCGTGACCCAAACCCCAATTAAGAGGTGCAACCAAAATGTTTTTGGATATTTGCATGCGGTAAAAATACACCTTGCCTGTGTGCAGTGTGGAAATTGCACTTTATCTAACCTTTAAATAATTGTTGTGGGAAGTAAGAATAAAATGAAGCGTTTTAGGGAGAATGAAACCTTTCCCAATGTGGTCCAGCCCTCTAGAGAACAGATGGTTAATGGATTTGAATGGAAGGGAAAATGGTCTCAGTTCTTCAAGAATGACAACCCCATAACACTAGAATTGGGCTGTGGAAAAGGTGAGTATACCGTGGCACTGGCCCGCAAGTATCCTGACCGCAATTTTATAGGGATTGATATCAAGGGAGCTCGTTTTTGGCGTGGTGCAAAAACAGCTGTCGAGGAGAAACTTGAAAATGCTGCGTTTTTGAGAACGCAGATTGAGTTGGTGGATCTCGCTTTCGCGAAAGCGGAAATATCAGAAATTTGGATCACCTTTCCAGACCCGCAAATTAAATACAAGCGTACCAAACACCGCATGACCAATCCAGAATTTCTCGATCGGTACAGAACGATCTTAAAGCCCGATGGCATCATTCATCTCAAAACCGATTCTGAGTACATGCATGGGTACACACTAGGTTTGCTGGAAGGACTAGGAGAAGAGATTTTATATGCGCATCATAACATCTATACAAATACCGAGGCGCCTGATGAGGTCATAGGAACGCAAACATTCTATGAAAAGCAGTACCTTGAGGCTGGAAAAGCCATAACTTATATGAAGTTCAAGTTGCGTAGATGACCTATTTTTTACACTTACTGTTCGGTTTTACCATAGGGTTTATAGGTGTCATACCACCAGGACTCCTTAATTTGACCGCGGCAAAAATCAGTGTAAAGAGTGGAAAAAGAGCGGCAATTATTTTTGCGATAGGAGCCTCTTCAGTAGTGATCGCGCAAGTTTATATAGGTGTTTTCTTTTCTAAGCTTTTAAGTCTCAATCCAGATGTGTTGTTGATGGTAGAGCGTTTTGCGATCATCATATTCTTTGGTCTTAGCATCTTCTTTTTTATACGCGCTCGGCTGGATAGCAAACCAGAATTTAAAACGGTTCACAAGTCAGATTATAAAGTTTTTGGTCAGGGAATTATTCTTTCAGCGCTCAATATATTTCCTATACCATTTTATATAGGATTTAGCTCCTTTCTAGCGAGTAGGAATGCCTTTACTTTTGAATTTCCCATGGCACATCTCTTTATCATAGGAGCCACAACTGGAACATTTTTAATGCTATGTGCCTATATCAAATATGTAAAGAAGCTAAAATTTGACAGCG is from Nonlabens sp. YIK11 and encodes:
- a CDS encoding glycosyltransferase, whose product is MQISKNILVAPLNWGLGHATRCIPIIEALLDNGDRPIIASDGDALELLKKEFPNLVAVELPAYDVAYAEKGENLKLKLLKDSPKIWNAIRLEHQLLQHLILEHDLHGVISDNRLGLYTRTIPCVVMSHQLQVLSGGTTWLSTQLHLHYIKKFDACWIPDHQTAPNLTGKLSLNTDPTLHKVYLGPISRFKKSNDAKVTYDLLILLSGPEPQRSILEKKLLRQIKDYQGKVLFVAGVIEPEQRVEIKGKVTYYNYLSTSGLQKAIERSKVVLCRSGYTSIMDLCELEKKAFLIPTPGQFEQEYLARHLKLQRVAPFATQDEFEIEMLEQVNDYEGLAKLQDDAASLAFLIELTFSKVNENSDPIPNSLST
- the trmB gene encoding tRNA (guanosine(46)-N7)-methyltransferase TrmB encodes the protein MGSKNKMKRFRENETFPNVVQPSREQMVNGFEWKGKWSQFFKNDNPITLELGCGKGEYTVALARKYPDRNFIGIDIKGARFWRGAKTAVEEKLENAAFLRTQIELVDLAFAKAEISEIWITFPDPQIKYKRTKHRMTNPEFLDRYRTILKPDGIIHLKTDSEYMHGYTLGLLEGLGEEILYAHHNIYTNTEAPDEVIGTQTFYEKQYLEAGKAITYMKFKLRR
- a CDS encoding sensor histidine kinase, with the translated sequence MLPSIFIICFLVIQYRVQKFIYRRIKKIYEDVSLLESTNFADREIATDMRTLTRQVEQFARNKKIEIETLKVREAYRKEFLGNISHELKTPLFTVQGYIDTLIEGAHKDKAIRKKYLARAQKGVERLTYIVNDMDMITKLEIGDMNLEKTDFDIVELVRQTFDQFEMKAAKKSISLVFDMVYSKPIMVHADQERIQQVISNLLVNSIKYGKPNGTTEVAIEDLINNKIILRVTDNGEGIDKTYIPRLFERFFRVDRTGSRREGGSGLGLAIVKHIVEAHQERIYVDSELGIGSEFSFTLEKVNSIKKAKEAASS
- a CDS encoding LysE family transporter, which codes for MTYFLHLLFGFTIGFIGVIPPGLLNLTAAKISVKSGKRAAIIFAIGASSVVIAQVYIGVFFSKLLSLNPDVLLMVERFAIIIFFGLSIFFFIRARLDSKPEFKTVHKSDYKVFGQGIILSALNIFPIPFYIGFSSFLASRNAFTFEFPMAHLFIIGATTGTFLMLCAYIKYVKKLKFDSDTFARKIHYLLSALTLAIAVFTLIRIN